Proteins from a single region of Thunnus albacares chromosome 16, fThuAlb1.1, whole genome shotgun sequence:
- the ptrhd1 gene encoding putative peptidyl-tRNA hydrolase PTRHD1, producing the protein MAASGAAGSPGRLVQYVVVRSDLVHKLSWPLGAVITQACHAATAAIHLHYGEPDTQQYLTELDSMHKVVLAAPDEAALSGLSDNLTQAGVSHKLWIEQPENIPTCLALRPYPKETVQPLLRKFKLFK; encoded by the exons ATGGCCGCTTCTGGAGCCGCCGGCTCTCCTGGCCGGTTAGTCCAGTATGTCGTTGTCCGATCGGATCTGGTTCACAAGCTGTCCTGGCCCCTGGGAGCCGTGATAACTCAGGCTTGTCACGCTGCTACCGCCGCCATCCACCTGCACTACGGAGAGCCGGACACCCAGCAGTACCTGACCGAGCTGGACTCCATGCATAAAGTAGTGCTGGCG GCTCCAGATGAGGCCGCCCTGTCCGGCCTATCAGACAATCTGACACAGGCCGGCGTGTCACACAAGCTCTGGATCGAACAGCCGGAGAACATCCCCACCTGCTTGGCTCTGAGGCCGTACCCCAAAGAGACCGTCCAGCCGCTGCTGCGCAAGTTCAAACTCTTCAAATAA
- the LOC122999449 gene encoding tripartite motif-containing protein 16-like, whose translation MEQKGDQLDRETFSCSICLDLLKDPVTIPCGHSYCMNCIKGFWDEEDQRKIYSCPQCRQTFTPRPVLMKNTMLAALVEQLKKTGLQAAPADHCYAGPEDVACDVCTGRKRKALKSCLQCLISYCENHLQPHYHVGQFKKHKLVDPSEKLQENICSRHDEVMKIFCRTDQQSICYLCTMDEHKGHDTVSAAAERTERQRELEVSRQQIQQRIQDREKDVKLLQQEVEAVSRSADKAVEDSEKIFTELIRLIQKRSSDVKQQIRSQQETEVSRVKELQEKLEQEITELKRKDAEMKQLSHTEDHNQFLLNYPSLSQLSEPTDSSSINIRPLRYFEDVTAAVSELRDQLQDILREKWTNISLAVTEVDVLLSEPEPKTRAEFLKYSCEITLDPNTANTYLLLSEGNRKAELMSEEQSYFSHPERFINNVQVLSRESLTGRCYWEVEWRGEWGGVEVAVAYKNINRAGSSKECRFGCNDKSWMLYCGINSYTFWFNNIKTPVSGPGSSRVGVYLDHRAGILSFYSVSETMTLLHRVQTTFTQPLYAGLCLCFVGDTAELCKLK comes from the coding sequence atggagCAGAAAGGAGATCAGCTGGATCGAGAAACCTTCTCttgttcgatctgtctggatctactgaaggatccggtgactattccctgtggacacagttactgcatgaactgtattaaaggcttctgggatgaagaggatcagaggaagatctacagctgccctcagtgcagacagaccttcacaccgaggcctgtcctgatgaaaaacaccatgttagcagctttagtggagcagctaaagaagactggactccaagctgctcctgctgatcactgctatgctggacctgaagatgtggcctgtgatgtctgcactgggaggaagcggaaagccctcaagtcctgtctgCAGTGTCTGATCTCTTACTGTGAGAATCATCTTCAGCCTCACTACCATGTCggtcaatttaaaaaacacaagctggtcgacccctcagagaagctccaggagaacatctgctctcgtcatgatgaggtgatgaagatattctgccgtactgatcagcagagtatctgttatctctgcactatggatgaacataaaggccacgacacagtctcagctgcagcagaaaggactgagaggcagagagagctcgaggtgagtcgacaacaaatccagcagagaatccaggacagagagaaagatgtgaagctgcttcaacaggaggtggaggccgtcagtcgctctgctgataaagcagtggaggacagtgagaagatcttcactgagctgatccgtctcatccagaaaagaagctctgatgtgaagcagcagatcagatcccagcaggaaactgaagtgagtcgagtcaaagagcttcaggagaagctggagcaggagatcactgagctgaagaggaaagacgctgaaaTGAAgcagctgtcacacacagaggatcacaaccagtttctactcaactacccctcactgtcacaactcagtgaacctacagactcatccagcatcaatatccgtcctctgagatactttgaggatgtgacagcagctgtgtcagagctcagagatcaactacaggacatcctgagggagaaatggacaaacatctcactggcagtgactgaagtggacgttttactgtcagaaccagaacccaagaccagagctgagttcttaaaatattcatgtgaaatcacactggatccaaacacagcaaacacatatctattattatctgaggggaacagaaaggCAGAACTAATGAGTGAAGAACAGTCTTATTTTAGTCACCCAGAGAGATTCATTAATAACGttcaggtcctgagtagagagagtctgactggacgttgttactgggaggtggagtggagaggggaATGGGGAGGAGTTGAggtagcagtcgcatacaagaatatcaaCAGAGCAGGAAGCTCGAAGGAATGTAGATTTGGATGTAATGACAAATCTTGGATGTTATATTGTGGCATTAACAGTTATACATTTTGGTTCAACAACATCAAAACTCCCgtctcaggtcctggttcctccagagtaggagtgtacctggatcacagagcaggtattctgtccttctacagcgtctctgaaaccatgactctcctccacagagtccagaccacattcactcagcctctctatgctggactttgtctttgttttgttggagacacagctgagttgtgtaaactcaaatag
- the LOC122999455 gene encoding tripartite motif-containing protein 16-like has translation MAQRGDQLDLETFSCSICLDLLQDPVAIPCGHSYCMSCIKTHWNGEDQRKVYSCPQCRQTFTPRPVLMKNTMLAALVEQLKKTGLQAAPADHCYAGPEDVACDVCTGRKLKALKSCLQCLISYCENHLQPHYHVGQFKKHKLVDPSEKLQENICSRHDEVMKMFCRTDQQSICYLCSVDEHKGHDTVSAAAERTERQRELEVSRQQIQQRIQDREKDVKLLQQEVKAVSRSADKAVEDSEKIFTELIRLIQKRSSDVKQQIRSQQETEVSRVKELQEKLEQEITELKRKDAELKKLSHTEDHNQFLHNYPSLSQLSEPTDSSSINIRPLRYFEDVTAAVSELRDKLQDILREKWTNISLTVTEVDVLLSEPEPKTRAEFLKYSRGITLDPNTAYTYLLLSEGNRKAELTRQQQSYSSHPDRFTDYDQVLSRESLTGRCYWEVVWRRRVGVAVAYKNISRAGDSDECGFGFNDKSWMLDCDNDSYEFWFYSIKTRVSGPGSSRVGVYLDHSAGILSFYSVSETMTLLHRVQTTFTQPLYAGLYLYYGTTAELCKLK, from the coding sequence atggcgcAGAGAGGAGATCAGCTGGACCTAGAAACCTTCTCTTGTTCAATCTGTCTGGATCTTCTGCAGGATCCAGTggctattccctgtggacacagttactgcatgagctgtattaaaacacactggaatggagaggatcagaggaaggtctacagctgccctcagtgcagacagaccttcacaccgaggcctgtcctgatgaaaaacaccatgttagcagctttagtggagcagctgaagaagactggactccaagctgctcctgctgatcattgctatgctggacctgaagatgtggcctgtgatgtctgcactggaaggaagctgaaagccctcaagtcctgtctgCAGTGTCTGATCTCTTACTGTGAGAATCATCTTCAGCCTCACTACCATGTCggacaatttaaaaaacacaagctggtcgacccctcagagaagctccaggagaacatctgctctcgtcatgatgaggtgatgaagatgttctgccgtactgatcagcagagtatctgttatctctgctctgtggatgaacataaaggccacgacacagtctcagctgcagcagaaaggactgagaggcagagagagctcgaggtgagtcgacaacaaatccagcagagaatccaggacagagagaaagatgtgaagctgcttcaacaggaggtgaaggccgtcagtcgctctgctgataaagcagtggaggacagtgagaagatcttcactgagctgatccgtctcatccagaaaagaagctctgatgtgaagcagcagatcagatcccagcaggaaactgaggtgagtcgagtcaaagagcttcaggagaagctggagcaggagatcactgagctgaagaggaaagacgctgaactgaagaagctctcacacacagaggatcacaaccagtttctacacaactacccctcactgtcacaactcagtgaacctacagactcatccagcatcaatatccgtcctctgagatactttgaggatgtgacagcagctgtgtcagagctcagagataaactacaggacatcctgagggagaaatggacaaacatctcactgacagtgactgaagtggacgttttactgtcagaaccagaacccaagaccagagctgagttcttaaaatattcacgtgGAATCactctggatccaaacacagcttACACATATCTAttattatctgaggggaacagaaaagcagaactAACGAGACAACAACAGTCTTATtctagtcacccagacagattcacgGATTATGatcaggtcctgagtagagagagtctgactggacgttgttactgggaggtggtGTGGAGACGGAGAGTTGgtgtagcagtcgcatacaagaatatcagcagagcaggagacTCGGATGAATGTGGATTTGGATTTAATGACAAATCTTGGATGTTAGATTGTGACAATGACAGTTATGAATTTTGGTTCTACAGCATCAAAACTCGTgtctcaggtcctggttcctccagagtaggagtgtacctggatcacagtgcaggtattctgtccttttacagcgtctctgaaaccatgactctcctccacagagtccagaccacattcactcagcctctctatgctggactttaTCTTTATTATGGAACCACAGCTGAGttgtgtaaactcaaatag